In Rouxiella sp. WC2420, the following proteins share a genomic window:
- a CDS encoding prepilin-type cleavage/methylation domain-containing protein, with translation MTLIEIMLVLGLIAMLSIGSLQGWREHQQRARLEQQAQMLRIYLSGLQAQSYQYNLSHLLWTIVGKSGCVGSGIKPADCASAGDSLFKPTAPDITVGVYSEKTMGFYGLRNMAQAGHITLTNAAGTIRVILSARGRIRLCSEGKSIAGMAVC, from the coding sequence ATGACCCTGATAGAAATCATGCTGGTGCTTGGCCTTATAGCGATGCTAAGCATTGGGTCGTTGCAAGGCTGGCGAGAACATCAGCAACGAGCCCGGCTTGAGCAACAGGCACAGATGCTGCGGATTTATCTGAGCGGATTACAGGCTCAGTCCTACCAATACAATCTAAGTCATTTGCTATGGACGATCGTCGGCAAGTCTGGTTGCGTAGGTAGCGGCATTAAACCTGCGGATTGTGCCTCGGCTGGCGACAGCCTCTTTAAGCCAACGGCACCTGATATAACAGTGGGTGTTTATTCTGAAAAAACTATGGGGTTTTACGGCTTGCGAAATATGGCTCAGGCCGGTCATATCACATTAACAAATGCCGCAGGTACGATAAGAGTCATACTCTCGGCCCGTGGCAGGATCCGTTTGTGCAGTGAAGGAAAATCGATCGCAGGGATGGCCGTATGTTGA
- a CDS encoding prepilin peptidase-dependent protein, whose translation MLNAKGFTLPETMLAMGIGSMLILGAMQFLPMLRQRTQQLSQHYQLDQLLRQTARTLQKDFRRAGFCAGTCSGKPLVIGQASGEVKNSCIIVAYDLNRNGRWEPIGNAESEYFGYRLRDGMIESQRGVANCNGSGWERMLDPGEVKFSQFELSLIRAASGSALLTMEIKANWKKTPKVSSWLNTVVKIQ comes from the coding sequence ATGTTGAATGCTAAAGGCTTTACTCTACCTGAGACGATGCTTGCGATGGGGATTGGCAGCATGTTGATTTTGGGGGCGATGCAGTTTTTGCCGATGCTCAGGCAGCGAACACAGCAACTGAGTCAACATTACCAGCTAGATCAGCTGTTGCGGCAAACGGCACGCACACTGCAAAAGGATTTTAGAAGAGCAGGATTTTGCGCGGGAACCTGCAGTGGCAAGCCGTTGGTCATCGGCCAGGCGAGTGGTGAAGTAAAAAACTCATGCATTATTGTAGCCTACGATCTCAATCGTAATGGACGATGGGAACCTATTGGGAATGCAGAGTCAGAGTATTTTGGTTACCGATTACGTGACGGCATGATCGAAAGTCAGCGCGGGGTGGCTAACTGCAATGGCTCTGGTTGGGAGCGCATGCTTGACCCCGGCGAGGTGAAATTCAGTCAGTTTGAGTTGTCGCTTATCCGCGCAGCCAGCGGTAGCGCATTGCTAACCATGGAAATAAAAGCAAACTGGAAGAAAACGCCAAAAGTGAGTAGTTGGCTGAATACAGTGGTGAAAATCCAATGA
- the ptrA gene encoding pitrilysin — translation MLKQLTRVSGLLLLMTFWAPVVWSATDWQPITETIHKSQNDPRQYQAIKLANGMTVLLVSDNQASKSLAALAVSVGSLQDPNGQLGLAHFTEHMLLMGSKKYPKPESLSEFLKMHGGSHNGSTASYRTAFYLEVENDALQEAVDRLADAVGEPLLDPNYADKERNAVNAELTMARSRDGMRMGQVRAETLNPAHPGSRYAGGNLETLRDKPGNKLHDALVDFYHRYYSANLMVGVIYSNKPLAELAQIASDTFGKIANHNATVPPITVPSVTPAQQGIIIHYVPAEPRKQLRLEFAIDNNSAAFRSKTDTYVSYLIGNRSTNTLSDWLQKQGLADGISAGADPMVQRNQGIFAISVSLTDKGMANKDQVIAAIFNYLSLIRSQGVKKEYFDEIAHVMALDFRYPAVTRDMDYVEWLVDTMIRVPVDHVLDSPYITDRFDPQAIDNRLDGLTPEKARYWFISPDEPHNKMAYFVDAPYEVDKVPADDFTKWRQMEGQISLSLPKLNPYIPENLDLVNKSDTQTHPELIVNQKGLRVLYMPSHYFSAEPKADVTLAFRSQESLDTAKKQVMYGLNDYLTGVAFDQLSYQASIGGISFSTSPDHGLEFNANGFTDHLPDLLSELVEEYPKVVPTQQQLDQAKSWYLERLDSADKGKAFELALQPVQLISRIPYSERDVREKLVKDITLQEVTNYRKQLLDKGALEVLVDGNMTADEVKKMVSNIQARVKPQGTTWWRGSRIIVNHPQKVNMQRVGTSTDSALAAVYVPVGYDEVRSMGYSALLGQIIQPWFYSQLRTQEQLGYAVFAFPMPVGKQWGIGFLLQSNSKQPKYLYERYLAFYPQAEKRLREMKDSEFSQYKQGLLSDMQQRPQTMGEEIGRFSEDFSRGNDRFNTREKVIAVIQGLTQKELADFYHQAVIKQTGFAMLSQVSGKDSQTPAYAAPVGWKTYPTTSSLQKTFPHQVNK, via the coding sequence ATGTTGAAACAGCTTACCCGTGTAAGCGGGTTACTGTTGTTGATGACGTTTTGGGCCCCCGTAGTCTGGTCCGCAACAGACTGGCAACCAATTACAGAAACAATTCATAAAAGCCAGAATGATCCTCGTCAGTATCAGGCTATTAAATTAGCTAATGGCATGACGGTATTGCTGGTCTCTGATAATCAGGCTTCTAAGTCCTTGGCAGCACTTGCCGTTTCCGTGGGTTCTCTTCAGGACCCTAATGGACAGTTAGGTTTGGCGCATTTTACCGAACATATGTTGCTGATGGGTTCAAAAAAATATCCGAAACCTGAAAGCCTGTCAGAATTTCTGAAAATGCACGGCGGCAGCCATAACGGCAGTACGGCTTCTTATCGCACTGCGTTCTACCTTGAAGTTGAAAACGATGCCCTGCAAGAGGCGGTAGATCGCCTTGCCGATGCGGTAGGTGAACCGCTATTGGACCCCAACTATGCCGACAAAGAACGCAACGCCGTAAACGCTGAACTGACGATGGCGCGCTCACGCGACGGTATGCGCATGGGCCAGGTCAGAGCTGAAACACTGAATCCTGCGCACCCTGGTTCTCGCTATGCGGGGGGGAATCTCGAAACCCTGCGCGATAAGCCGGGAAATAAACTGCATGATGCGCTGGTGGACTTTTACCATCGCTATTACTCCGCAAATCTAATGGTCGGAGTCATTTACAGCAACAAGCCTTTGGCTGAACTGGCACAGATTGCCTCCGACACCTTTGGCAAAATCGCTAATCATAACGCTACAGTGCCGCCTATCACTGTACCGAGCGTTACGCCTGCCCAACAGGGAATAATCATTCATTATGTTCCGGCCGAGCCGCGCAAACAGCTGCGTCTGGAATTTGCCATCGACAATAACAGTGCTGCCTTCAGGAGCAAGACAGACACCTATGTCAGCTATCTCATAGGAAATCGAAGCACTAATACCCTGTCTGATTGGCTGCAAAAACAAGGTTTGGCAGATGGTATCAGTGCTGGGGCAGACCCTATGGTGCAGCGAAATCAGGGGATCTTTGCTATTTCGGTGTCCCTCACTGATAAGGGCATGGCTAATAAAGATCAGGTCATTGCCGCTATTTTCAATTATCTGTCTCTTATCCGCTCTCAAGGTGTGAAAAAAGAGTATTTCGATGAAATCGCTCACGTAATGGCGCTGGATTTCCGCTATCCGGCGGTCACCCGCGACATGGACTACGTAGAGTGGTTGGTTGATACCATGATTCGTGTACCGGTCGATCACGTGCTGGATTCGCCTTATATCACCGACCGATTTGATCCGCAGGCGATTGATAACCGGTTGGACGGGTTGACGCCAGAGAAGGCGCGTTACTGGTTTATCAGCCCTGATGAGCCGCACAATAAAATGGCCTATTTTGTTGATGCACCCTATGAGGTTGATAAAGTCCCAGCCGATGATTTTACTAAATGGCGTCAGATGGAAGGGCAAATCAGTTTATCTTTACCTAAGCTGAACCCGTATATTCCTGAAAATTTGGATCTGGTAAACAAAAGCGATACGCAAACGCATCCTGAACTCATTGTTAATCAGAAAGGTTTGCGCGTCCTTTATATGCCAAGCCACTATTTCAGTGCTGAACCCAAGGCCGACGTTACTTTGGCATTTCGTAGCCAAGAGTCTCTAGATACGGCTAAAAAGCAGGTGATGTATGGTCTGAATGATTACCTGACCGGTGTAGCCTTTGACCAGCTGAGCTATCAGGCGTCGATCGGCGGCATTAGTTTTTCCACTAGTCCAGATCACGGCCTGGAGTTCAATGCCAACGGCTTCACCGATCATTTGCCTGATTTGCTTAGCGAGCTGGTGGAGGAATATCCAAAGGTAGTGCCGACCCAACAGCAGCTCGATCAGGCTAAATCATGGTATCTGGAGCGGCTTGATTCTGCCGACAAAGGCAAGGCGTTTGAACTGGCGTTACAACCTGTGCAGCTGATCTCCCGTATCCCATACAGCGAGCGTGATGTGCGCGAGAAGCTGGTGAAAGACATTACTCTGCAAGAGGTTACAAATTATCGTAAACAATTGCTGGATAAAGGGGCGTTGGAAGTATTGGTCGATGGCAATATGACTGCTGATGAAGTAAAGAAAATGGTCAGCAATATTCAGGCCAGGGTGAAGCCTCAGGGGACAACATGGTGGCGAGGTAGCCGCATCATTGTGAACCACCCGCAGAAGGTCAACATGCAGCGGGTGGGTACTTCAACCGATTCTGCTTTGGCGGCAGTCTATGTTCCAGTGGGCTACGATGAAGTCCGCAGCATGGGCTACAGCGCCTTGTTAGGGCAGATTATCCAGCCTTGGTTCTACAGCCAGTTGAGAACGCAGGAACAGCTTGGCTATGCTGTATTCGCCTTCCCAATGCCGGTTGGCAAGCAGTGGGGAATAGGTTTCCTGCTGCAAAGTAACAGTAAACAGCCTAAATATCTTTATGAGCGTTATCTGGCGTTTTACCCGCAGGCTGAAAAACGCCTGCGTGAAATGAAAGACAGCGAGTTTAGTCAGTATAAGCAGGGGCTATTAAGCGATATGCAGCAACGCCCGCAGACTATGGGCGAGGAAATTGGACGATTTTCTGAAGACTTTAGCCGTGGCAACGATCGGTTTAATACCCGTGAGAAAGTGATTGCGGTCATCCAGGGGCTGACTCAGAAAGAACTGGCTGATTTCTATCATCAGGCGGTGATTAAGCAAACCGGGTTTGCCATGCTTTCTCAAGTTTCAGGAAAGGATAGCCAAACGCCTGCGTATGCGGCTCCTGTCGGTTGGAAAACCTATCCGACGACGTCCAGTTTGCAAAAAACCTTTCCACATCAGGTTAATAAATAA
- a CDS encoding prepilin-type N-terminal cleavage/methylation domain-containing protein: MNRLSVEKNQTGLSLPETLIAMLLLSISVLGLLHYYQSLSQGFTRQWQVRQAWSEAHEQLESFAITGKGKVIEKIGWRVDISPVQMSPACQQVTATVTTPMRYTSQLSRLICKPIDDF, from the coding sequence ATGAATAGATTAAGTGTCGAAAAGAATCAGACGGGATTAAGTCTGCCAGAAACGCTGATCGCTATGTTGCTGCTTTCAATCTCGGTTCTGGGATTACTGCATTATTATCAGTCATTAAGTCAGGGGTTTACTCGTCAGTGGCAGGTTAGGCAGGCATGGAGCGAGGCCCACGAACAGCTTGAGAGTTTTGCCATTACAGGCAAAGGCAAGGTCATTGAGAAAATTGGCTGGCGGGTGGATATAAGTCCGGTTCAGATGTCACCGGCATGTCAACAGGTGACTGCGACAGTCACGACGCCAATGCGCTATACCAGTCAGTTGAGTCGTTTGATTTGCAAACCAATTGACGACTTTTAG
- a CDS encoding DUF2509 family protein: protein MSQQINGSNFRQRGSALIVTIMMMMTLGLLGLNTVNQHLNAALALTRSEKTYFQSWELAVSSLNWGLAQSGSYQHAEQWQCVESSQLKQPSRAGTQASSTLVSGTTLRSCVRPSATEGQYVLRGEGRYLAGFLPVYLYQLATLKTAEAGASRFESIQNGWLDFLPI from the coding sequence ATGAGTCAGCAGATTAATGGGTCTAATTTTCGTCAGCGCGGCAGTGCGCTAATCGTGACTATCATGATGATGATGACATTGGGGCTGTTGGGCCTGAATACAGTCAATCAACATCTGAATGCGGCATTGGCATTGACCCGTAGTGAGAAAACTTACTTTCAATCCTGGGAGCTTGCAGTTTCTTCGCTCAATTGGGGCTTGGCACAAAGCGGGAGTTATCAGCATGCCGAGCAATGGCAGTGCGTCGAGTCTTCGCAACTTAAGCAACCATCAAGGGCGGGAACTCAGGCTTCATCAACTTTGGTTTCAGGTACCACATTGCGCAGCTGCGTTAGGCCCTCGGCAACGGAAGGGCAATATGTATTAAGAGGGGAAGGGCGGTATCTGGCCGGGTTTTTACCGGTCTACCTTTATCAATTGGCGACCTTGAAAACGGCAGAAGCAGGAGCAAGTCGCTTTGAATCCATACAAAATGGCTGGCTTGATTTTTTGCCCATTTAA
- the recC gene encoding exodeoxyribonuclease V subunit gamma: MFTVYHSNQLDLLKMLTTSLIEGRPLDNPFEQEVILVQSPGMAQWLQMELAQSFGIAANIAFPLPATFIWDMFTKVLPGIPKESAFSKDAMTWKLMWLLPGKLEQPEFAPLQHYLTDDRDKRKIHQLAARVADLFDQYLVYRPEWLKTWQQGSLVDEELDASQQWQAPLWRALCEYTQELEQPEWHRANLYERFIQALNKAAVCPDGLPKRVFICGISALPPVYLQALQALGKHIDIHLMFTNPCQYYWGDIQNYAFLARLQSRKRRHYLEKSESGLFRDPALAEQLFNEDGEQNLSNPLLASWGKLGRDHMYLLSQVDGIQEVHAFVDVGNETLLHAIQQDMLDLEDQAVIGMTAETLNSSETKRILQASDNSVSVHLCHSPQREVEVLHDNLLAMMEHDPDLTPRDIIVMVADIDAYAPYIQAVFGNAPKERYLPFAISDRKASQSHPALQAFISLLDLPLSRFTSEQVLALLEVPALATRFSIDEDGLRLLRQWVGESGIRWGLDDDNVRELALPATGQHTWHFGLTRMLLGYAMDSRAGDWQGVLPYDESTGLAAELAGHLAELLMQLSQWRIRLSQARSLTDWLPVCHELLMTFFSPEGETEVALALIEQQWQKVLNQGVAARYPDDVPISILRDELASRLDQERISQRFLAGPINFCTLMPMRSIPFKVVCLLGMNDGVYPRTLPPLGFDLMAKQVKRGDRSRRDDDRYLFLEAILSAQNQLYISYISRSIQDNSVRYPSVLVSELLEYVGQSYCLQDDQKLNADESERRVREHLEQLHSRTPFDAGNFDIDAQAPSFASEWLPAAGGLGTPASDFNQPLSELTLTEISLDGLLRFYRHPVKAFFQMRLNVSFLIEETELSDEEPFIVDNLNRYQLNTQLLNSLIEEQDPAILFSHTKASGGLPYGSFGEIFWNKQCEDMAELAAIVREERADSSSIELGLTLQDCKITGWMHQVQDDGLLRWRPAALLARDGLLLWIEHVIYCASGGMGESRIFGRTGTAFRYGNLKPEVAKQHLQQLIDGYKQGLCSPLKLLTKSGWAWLSVCFDKTNGTINSDPEIQNKGINKLVQAWQGDSRVPGEGEDPYVQRVMRQLDSENIQTIIAEAQRFLLPVVQHNLA; encoded by the coding sequence ATGTTTACGGTGTACCATTCCAATCAGCTAGACCTGCTAAAAATGCTGACGACCAGCCTTATCGAGGGGCGTCCCTTGGATAATCCTTTTGAGCAAGAGGTCATACTGGTTCAAAGTCCCGGAATGGCTCAATGGCTACAGATGGAACTAGCTCAGTCATTTGGGATTGCCGCCAACATTGCTTTTCCTCTGCCTGCGACATTCATCTGGGACATGTTTACCAAAGTTCTGCCTGGTATTCCCAAAGAAAGTGCCTTTAGTAAAGATGCGATGACCTGGAAGCTGATGTGGCTGCTGCCGGGCAAGCTTGAACAACCAGAATTTGCACCGTTGCAGCATTATCTGACTGACGATCGCGATAAGAGAAAGATCCACCAACTTGCGGCACGAGTTGCTGACCTCTTCGACCAATATCTGGTTTATCGCCCCGAATGGCTTAAAACCTGGCAGCAGGGCAGTCTGGTAGATGAAGAGTTAGATGCCTCTCAACAATGGCAGGCTCCGCTGTGGCGAGCGCTTTGCGAATACACTCAAGAGCTGGAGCAACCTGAATGGCACAGGGCAAATCTCTATGAGCGATTTATTCAAGCACTGAATAAAGCTGCTGTCTGCCCCGATGGATTGCCGAAGAGAGTTTTCATCTGCGGTATCTCTGCTCTGCCACCGGTTTATCTGCAAGCGCTGCAAGCTTTGGGGAAACACATTGATATTCATCTGATGTTTACCAACCCTTGCCAATATTATTGGGGCGATATTCAGAATTACGCTTTTTTGGCACGGCTGCAAAGTCGCAAGCGGCGACATTATCTTGAGAAAAGTGAATCAGGGCTGTTCAGAGACCCTGCGCTGGCAGAGCAATTATTTAATGAAGACGGTGAGCAAAACCTTAGCAATCCACTGCTGGCATCCTGGGGCAAATTGGGGCGGGATCACATGTACCTGCTGTCGCAAGTTGATGGCATTCAGGAAGTACATGCCTTTGTAGATGTCGGAAATGAAACGCTGTTACACGCCATTCAACAAGATATGCTCGATCTTGAGGACCAAGCGGTTATTGGCATGACTGCGGAAACACTCAACAGTAGCGAAACAAAGCGCATTTTGCAGGCATCCGACAATTCCGTGAGCGTGCATCTCTGTCATAGTCCTCAGAGAGAGGTTGAAGTTTTACACGACAACCTTCTGGCGATGATGGAGCATGACCCAGACCTTACGCCGCGTGATATCATTGTAATGGTGGCAGATATCGATGCGTACGCGCCTTACATTCAGGCGGTATTTGGTAATGCCCCTAAAGAGCGCTATTTACCTTTTGCTATCTCTGACCGTAAAGCAAGCCAATCTCATCCGGCACTGCAAGCGTTTATCTCTTTGCTGGACTTGCCTTTGAGCCGTTTTACCTCCGAGCAGGTTTTAGCGTTGCTTGAAGTACCCGCATTAGCCACGCGTTTCTCGATTGATGAAGACGGCCTGCGGCTGTTACGCCAATGGGTAGGCGAGTCTGGTATTCGCTGGGGATTGGATGATGATAACGTTCGTGAATTGGCGCTACCTGCTACTGGCCAACATACCTGGCATTTTGGACTAACCCGCATGCTGCTGGGTTATGCCATGGATAGCCGCGCCGGGGATTGGCAAGGGGTACTGCCCTATGATGAGTCTACGGGGTTGGCTGCGGAGCTTGCCGGGCACCTGGCCGAGTTGCTGATGCAACTTAGCCAGTGGCGCATTCGCCTCTCGCAGGCGCGAAGCCTGACAGACTGGCTGCCTGTTTGTCATGAGCTATTGATGACCTTCTTTTCTCCTGAAGGCGAAACCGAAGTTGCATTGGCGCTAATTGAACAACAGTGGCAAAAAGTGCTGAATCAGGGGGTAGCTGCGCGTTATCCTGACGATGTGCCGATTTCGATTTTGCGTGATGAACTAGCATCTCGACTGGATCAAGAACGTATCAGTCAGCGTTTTTTGGCCGGTCCAATCAATTTTTGTACCCTGATGCCCATGCGCTCTATCCCATTCAAGGTGGTGTGCCTGTTGGGTATGAATGACGGGGTTTATCCAAGAACTTTGCCGCCCCTGGGGTTTGACCTGATGGCAAAGCAGGTTAAGCGGGGCGACAGAAGCCGCCGTGATGATGATAGATACCTGTTTCTGGAAGCGATCCTTTCGGCTCAGAATCAGCTTTATATCAGCTATATCAGCCGTTCAATCCAAGACAACAGCGTGCGCTATCCCTCGGTGTTAGTCAGTGAATTACTCGAGTATGTCGGGCAGAGTTATTGCCTGCAGGATGACCAAAAACTCAATGCCGATGAGAGTGAGAGAAGAGTACGTGAGCATCTTGAACAGTTGCATTCAAGAACGCCATTTGATGCCGGTAACTTTGACATTGATGCTCAGGCACCAAGCTTCGCCAGTGAGTGGTTACCCGCAGCGGGAGGGTTAGGAACCCCGGCCAGTGACTTCAATCAACCACTAAGCGAATTAACCTTAACTGAGATTTCACTGGATGGCCTGTTGCGTTTTTACCGGCATCCGGTGAAAGCTTTTTTCCAGATGCGTCTTAATGTCAGCTTTCTGATTGAAGAGACCGAGCTGTCTGATGAAGAGCCTTTTATTGTTGATAACCTCAATCGCTATCAGTTGAATACGCAGCTTCTGAATTCTCTGATCGAAGAGCAGGATCCCGCTATTTTGTTCAGTCATACCAAAGCTTCTGGTGGATTGCCTTATGGTTCTTTTGGTGAGATTTTTTGGAACAAACAGTGTGAGGACATGGCAGAACTTGCAGCAATTGTGCGTGAAGAACGTGCCGATAGCAGCAGTATCGAGTTGGGGCTTACTTTGCAGGACTGCAAGATAACCGGTTGGATGCACCAGGTACAAGACGATGGCCTTTTACGTTGGCGTCCTGCCGCACTGCTTGCTCGTGATGGCCTTTTGTTGTGGATTGAGCACGTTATCTATTGTGCCAGTGGCGGTATGGGCGAAAGCCGTATTTTTGGCCGGACTGGTACTGCTTTTCGCTATGGCAATCTGAAACCTGAGGTTGCCAAACAGCATCTTCAACAGTTAATCGATGGCTACAAACAAGGTCTTTGCTCACCGTTGAAATTATTAACTAAAAGCGGCTGGGCGTGGCTAAGTGTATGCTTTGACAAGACCAATGGGACCATAAATAGTGATCCTGAGATACAAAATAAAGGAATCAATAAGCTAGTGCAGGCTTGGCAAGGGGATAGCCGAGTACCGGGCGAAGGGGAGGACCCTTACGTTCAACGTGTGATGCGTCAGCTTGATTCAGAAAATATTCAGACAATAATCGCTGAGGCTCAACGCTTTCTTTTGCCAGTGGTACAACATAATCTGGCATAA